The Mesomycoplasma ovipneumoniae ATCC 29419 genome segment AGCCTTAAATTTAAAGATTTCTAAACGGGTAAATTTAAGGCATTCCATCATATTTAAAAATATAATGGATAATTCGCACTATCTGATTTTATCATGCAAAAAACATAACTAATTCCTCCTTAATTCAATACAAAATTTATTAATTATTCTTAGTGAGCATTATTATAACATAATTTTATTTTAGACCAAATATTTTTTTTTTTTTTTTACAAAGTGTTAATTTTAAAACAACAAAAATTAAGATTTTAGCAACAAAAAAACCCGGATTTACGGGTGTTTTTTCATATTTAGATTCACTAAAAAGTGAATTTTTGCCATCAAACTAGCAAGCTTAGGAAATTGAGTTAAATTATTGCCAAAAAACTAAAAAACCTATGAATTCATAGGCTTTTTTGTTTTAGTTTCAGCAAAATTGAATTTTTCTTGTGTCTGTGCTGATTATCTCAAAACTAATCAAAATTGAGTTTTGAGAAAATTCCTCAAGCTTGTTTGCCCATTCAATTACAACAAAATTTTGCTCAAAATAGTCCTGAAATTCGTCCAGTTTTGATGAAAAATTGTCAAGGTCAATATGAACTAAATTCTCGTAGGCAAACATAAAATTAAATGACGGGGAAATAATTTTGTCTTTTATCCCGATTTTTTGTGCAAATTTTTTGGTAAAATCAGTTTTTCCTGAACCATACGGCCCAACTAAATAAATAAATTGAATTTTTTTACTAATAATTAAATTAAAAATAATCTCCAAATCAGAGGAAGTTTTGGAGATTATTTGCTTACAAAAACGGTAATTTTTAGCTATATGTTCCAAGCTCATAAACCCTTAGCGTGAAGTTTTCATGAAAAAACTGAATGGATCACGGATGTCAAATTTGGACTTAGGTTCATAATTTGAATTTGTTCCAGCAGGAATTTTGTGGCCGACAATTATGTTTTCTTTAAGTCCTTCTAGTTTGTCGGCTTGTGATGAGATAACTGAATGAACAAGGATTTTGGATGTTTCTTGATAACTTGCAGCGGCCAAAAATGAGTTTGAAAGTAACGGAATTTGTTTAGCACCTTTGACAATTATGTTTCCAAAAGCAGGATTTTTTCCTTCAGAAATCAGCTGACCATTGACTTCTTGATAGTCGCTAATGTCAACAATTGATCCAATGAAGAAATTAGAGTCTCCGCTTTCAGTAATTTGAATTTTTGACAACATTTGGCGAATAATAATTTCAATATATTTATCAGAAATTGTTATTCCTTGCATACGGTAGATTCTTTGAATTTCTTTTAACAGGTAGTTCTGTAGTGTTCTAGCATCAGAAATTGCCAATAATTCTTTTAGAATAATTGGTCCTTCAACTAGTTTTTGACCTGGAATAACTTTGTCGCCAACTTGAACTCGAAGTTTCTGATTTTGCTCAACACGGACCATATGTTCGGCTTTTTCGCCTTGGGCATTTTTATAGTCAATTGTAATTAAAAGTCCTTTGCTTGTGGCATTTTTTTCCGACAGATCAGAAATTTTAGTGATTGTTCCATAATAAGGTGAAATTTTTGCTGGCCGTCCTCAAGGGTGTTCGTGGGAGTCGATTAGCTCAATTAGGCGGGTAAATCCACCTGTAATATCTTCAACGTTGGCAACCCCTCCGGTGTGGAAAGTTCTCATGGTTAGCTGAGTTCCTGGTTCACCAATTGACTGAGCAGCAATAATTCCGACAGCCTCACCAATTGAAACTAAACGGTTTGTTGCCAAATCTTTTCCGTAACATTTTTTGCAGACACTGTTTTTGATATGACAGGATAAAATTGAACGAATTTCCACTTTTTTAACACCAGCATTTGCGATTTGTTTTGCAATTTGGAGATTAACAAGTTGTCCGCCACTAGCAATTTTGTTTCCTTTTGAATCATAGACATCTTTATTTAAAAAGCGACCTTCGATTCTTTCAATTAAAGGAACTATTATTGTATTAGTTTTAGTGTCAATTATGTCTTTAACTACAAAGCCAAAATCTGAAAAACAGTCATCGGCTGCAACAACAATGTTTTGGGCAACGTCAACAAGTCTTCGGGTTAGATAACCTGATTTTGCAGTGTTAAGGGCTGTATCGGTTAGACCTTTTCTAGCTCCGTGAGTTGAAGAGTAAAATTCAAATGAAGTTAGACCCTCAACAAACGATGACTTAACTGGAACTTCAACAATTGAACGAACAACACGTTCGTTTTCGGCATCGACCTTCAAGGCCTTAACGTTGTTGGCCATCAAACCACGCATTCCGGCAAGTTGGACGAAGTTAGAAATATTACCTCTAGCTCCAGATTTCATCATCATTACCAGCGAGTTGTGTGCTTCATTTACGATTGACTCATTAAGGTCGTCTTGAATTTCGTTCTTAATTTGGGTTCATTTTGCAATCGCTAGAACATATCTTTCATCATCAGTGATCAGACCTTGATTGAAAAAGTTATTAAGTTGACTAATATATTTTTCACCTTCAGCGATAAATTCGTGTTTTTTAGGTGCGACTTTAATGTCACTAATTGCAATTGAGGTTCCTGAAATTGTTGAGTAGTGAAATCCAAGATCTTTAATTTTGTCAAGAATTGAAGAAACCATGTTGTTGTATTTGAATCAAATTTTTTCTAAAAGGTCAACTTTTTCGTGATCTTCAAAAACACGGTAAATTTCGGCTCTTCCGGCTTGTTGTTGGCGTTTAAATAACTGGTCAAACTCAAAAATTGTAAATTCAGACAGTTTTGCAAGGTGAGAAATTGGTAATTTTTCCCCTTTGTAATCACGAAGTTTTTCGTAAATTAAAATACAGTCTTGATAATTTTCAAAGTCCAACTGGTCAATAACGTTGGCAATATCTTCTTTTGCAAGAACTCCATCATAGGTGTCAAAAATTTGTCTTACAATTTTTGCAATTGCTTTTTTGTTTAAAGGTTCATTAATTTGTAGATTTTGAATGTAATCACGGAAATTTGTACCGTACGGCAAGACATATTTTTTAATTTGACGGGGATAATTTAGTTCTAATTCATCAACATTGTGGTCAAAAATAAATGGGAAATTTTCAGGGAAAATGTTATTTAAAATAAATTTACCAACTGTTGAAATTATGTGTCCACGTGAATTTTTTCCAACCAAAGGTTTGACTGACTCAAAAGGTAAAACAACTCTTGCATGAAGCTCTACAGATCGGAATTCATAGGCTTTTAGCATTTCATCATAAGATGAAAAGAATGATCCTTCACCTTTTGCACCAGCTTTTTCTTGGGATAAATAATAAAGTCCAAGCACCATGTCCTGAGAAGGATTAACAATTGGCTCACCATCTTTTGGCCCTAAAATGTTTTTGTCAGCAAACATTAATTCTCTAGTTTCACGAACAGCTTCAGGTGAAATTGGAATGTGTACGGCCATTTGGTCACCGTCAAAGTCAGCGTTAAACCCGGCAGTAACTAGTGGATGAAGTTGGATTGCCTTTGCTCGAACTAAAACTGGTTCAAAAGCTTGAATTGAAAGTCGGTGCAAGGTTGGAGCACGGTTAAGAATTATCGGTCTAGTTTTAATAACTTTTGCAACATGAGGTCAAATAATTGGATTTTCTTCTTCAATCATTTTACGGGCTGACTTAATTGAGCCGACTTTTTTTTCTTGAATTAAATTACGGATAATTCAAGGCTCAAAAAGAACAGCGGCCATTTTCCGCGGTAGCCCAGCTTGGTGCATTTTTAGTTTTGGACCAACGACAATAACTGAACGACCTGAATAGTCAACACGTTTTCCAAGTAAGTTTTGACGAAATCTTCCTTTTTTTCCGGTAAGTGAGTCAGAAATTGACTTGAGCGGACGGTTTTCCTTTGTTGTTACTTGGTTAGTTGTTTTTTTCTGATTGTCAATTAGGGCATCAATTGCTTCTTGAAGCATTCTCATCTCATTTTGAATGATAATTACAGGTGCTTCGGATTCTTTTCATCTTTTTAGACGGTTATTTCGAATTATAATTCGACGATAAAGTTCATTACAATCACTTGTTGAATGACGAGAGCCATCGAGTTGAACCAGTGGTCTTAAATCGGCCGGAATTACCGGAAGATTTTTAATAATCATTGATTTAGGGTCTTGGCCTGAATTAATAAAAGCGTTAATTACTTGCAATCTTTTATAGAGTTTGTCGCGTTTTTGGTTTTTTATAACAACTTTTTTGTTTTGGTGAGATTGTTTTTGTAAAACTGCAAGTTCAGCTTCTACCTGTTTTTTTTCAGCGTGTAAGTCTAATTTGTCAAGCAAATACTCAATTGCTTCGGTTCCTGTTGCAATTCGGGCATCTGAAAATTCTTGAATTACTTCATTAAGCTCATAATAATCTATCCCGTATTCACGGCCTATTTTACTTGAGGCAAGGTCAGTTAATTCTGAAAGAGCCTCAGCAACTGCTTCATATTCGTCAGTTTCGGGCTCATAAGTTTCAAGAATTTCGACAAGTGCATTTTTGTAAATTAAACCTGCCTCGGAAATGTCGATTATTTTATTTTTTTGCAGTGATTTTAGACCACCAGTTTCAAGAACAATGTGCGATTTATAATAAATAAGTTGTTCTAAGGCTGTTTTTGAAATGTTGGAAGTTAATTTATCACCTTCATAAACTTTTAGACCTAAAAGT includes the following:
- the tsaE gene encoding tRNA (adenosine(37)-N6)-threonylcarbamoyltransferase complex ATPase subunit type 1 TsaE, producing the protein MSLEHIAKNYRFCKQIISKTSSDLEIIFNLIISKKIQFIYLVGPYGSGKTDFTKKFAQKIGIKDKIISPSFNFMFAYENLVHIDLDNFSSKLDEFQDYFEQNFVVIEWANKLEEFSQNSILISFEIISTDTRKIQFCWN
- a CDS encoding DNA-directed RNA polymerase subunit beta', yielding MNTKVSRQYAKIYENSIEKISLALATPQDVLDWSRGEVTRPETINYKTFKPERGGLFDELIFGPLVDFKCSICGRKYRKANENQLCIATKECQISKSQIMSKLSRRYAMGHIALNTPILHFWFFKIDHSIVAKLLGLKVYEGDKLTSNISKTALEQLIYYKSHIVLETGGLKSLQKNKIIDISEAGLIYKNALVEILETYEPETDEYEAVAEALSELTDLASSKIGREYGIDYYELNEVIQEFSDARIATGTEAIEYLLDKLDLHAEKKQVEAELAVLQKQSHQNKKVVIKNQKRDKLYKRLQVINAFINSGQDPKSMIIKNLPVIPADLRPLVQLDGSRHSTSDCNELYRRIIIRNNRLKRWKESEAPVIIIQNEMRMLQEAIDALIDNQKKTTNQVTTKENRPLKSISDSLTGKKGRFRQNLLGKRVDYSGRSVIVVGPKLKMHQAGLPRKMAAVLFEPWIIRNLIQEKKVGSIKSARKMIEEENPIIWPHVAKVIKTRPIILNRAPTLHRLSIQAFEPVLVRAKAIQLHPLVTAGFNADFDGDQMAVHIPISPEAVRETRELMFADKNILGPKDGEPIVNPSQDMVLGLYYLSQEKAGAKGEGSFFSSYDEMLKAYEFRSVELHARVVLPFESVKPLVGKNSRGHIISTVGKFILNNIFPENFPFIFDHNVDELELNYPRQIKKYVLPYGTNFRDYIQNLQINEPLNKKAIAKIVRQIFDTYDGVLAKEDIANVIDQLDFENYQDCILIYEKLRDYKGEKLPISHLAKLSEFTIFEFDQLFKRQQQAGRAEIYRVFEDHEKVDLLEKIWFKYNNMVSSILDKIKDLGFHYSTISGTSIAISDIKVAPKKHEFIAEGEKYISQLNNFFNQGLITDDERYVLAIAKWTQIKNEIQDDLNESIVNEAHNSLVMMMKSGARGNISNFVQLAGMRGLMANNVKALKVDAENERVVRSIVEVPVKSSFVEGLTSFEFYSSTHGARKGLTDTALNTAKSGYLTRRLVDVAQNIVVAADDCFSDFGFVVKDIIDTKTNTIIVPLIERIEGRFLNKDVYDSKGNKIASGGQLVNLQIAKQIANAGVKKVEIRSILSCHIKNSVCKKCYGKDLATNRLVSIGEAVGIIAAQSIGEPGTQLTMRTFHTGGVANVEDITGGFTRLIELIDSHEHPWGRPAKISPYYGTITKISDLSEKNATSKGLLITIDYKNAQGEKAEHMVRVEQNQKLRVQVGDKVIPGQKLVEGPIILKELLAISDARTLQNYLLKEIQRIYRMQGITISDKYIEIIIRQMLSKIQITESGDSNFFIGSIVDISDYQEVNGQLISEGKNPAFGNIIVKGAKQIPLLSNSFLAAASYQETSKILVHSVISSQADKLEGLKENIIVGHKIPAGTNSNYEPKSKFDIRDPFSFFMKTSR